The Prosthecobacter algae genome has a segment encoding these proteins:
- the lnt gene encoding apolipoprotein N-acyltransferase, with protein MAAFSRVLSVVLPLLSGAALSLAYPGWNLEVMVWAWLLPLLFLLWPVARPGTEGRRRPFLWGYLAGVAFWVPNLSWLRHSSRVRAGARDGTWCGWEAELLGVAAVVGLALYCALYFGVWAWFVARFARPDARLLATGTWQASTLHSLRCALMAAAAWAGLEWVRSFLLFSGFGWNGLGVGLHQNAVLMQVADVVGVMGLSFLPVFVVCAAWNAVTRVVWVYRGEGTCRSRLDFTLAMVLLLGVAGYGMMRLVPKAEADLVTVRTVLVQPNVAQVDAWSGALGPQVYKRLHDFTRLYAEARDGVSHTDLVIWPESALPVHLHGLPEAVNGLPGHPDFFNDLLGAGDYSLLTGTEIYETPRVGHVSAVLFRGGYEQRQEYHKVHLVPFGEYLPYRNVPPFSFLQGVLQGDFQPGVATEPLRLAKPEVDLIPMICFEDTVGRLVRRFVRPGPQILVNITNDGWFLDSVETEVHLANAKFRAVELRRPMVRAANTGVSCFIDSNGQVKSRLDAPETGNTFIEGCLPGEVKVPKVGEMTLYARYGDVFSAGCLLLALGAGVTGSRSQRSTLKESRA; from the coding sequence ATGGCTGCTTTTTCGCGTGTTCTTTCTGTTGTTTTGCCGCTGCTCAGCGGTGCGGCGTTGTCGCTGGCGTATCCGGGGTGGAACCTGGAGGTGATGGTGTGGGCCTGGCTGCTGCCGCTGCTGTTTTTGCTTTGGCCCGTGGCACGCCCAGGGACGGAGGGACGGCGGCGGCCTTTCCTGTGGGGCTATCTGGCGGGTGTGGCCTTTTGGGTGCCTAACCTGAGCTGGTTGCGGCATTCGTCGCGCGTGCGGGCAGGGGCGCGGGACGGGACGTGGTGCGGCTGGGAGGCGGAGCTGCTGGGCGTGGCAGCGGTGGTGGGGCTGGCGCTGTATTGCGCACTGTACTTTGGCGTGTGGGCCTGGTTTGTGGCCCGGTTTGCCCGGCCCGATGCGCGACTGCTGGCAACGGGGACGTGGCAGGCGAGCACGCTGCATTCGCTGCGCTGTGCGCTGATGGCGGCGGCGGCGTGGGCGGGGCTGGAGTGGGTGCGTAGCTTTTTGCTGTTCTCTGGCTTTGGCTGGAATGGGCTGGGCGTGGGGCTGCACCAGAACGCGGTGCTGATGCAGGTGGCGGATGTGGTGGGGGTGATGGGGCTGTCCTTCCTGCCGGTCTTTGTGGTGTGCGCGGCGTGGAATGCGGTGACGCGGGTGGTGTGGGTGTATCGCGGTGAGGGCACGTGCCGGTCCCGCCTGGACTTCACGTTGGCGATGGTGCTTCTGCTAGGGGTTGCGGGCTACGGGATGATGCGGCTGGTGCCGAAAGCCGAAGCGGACCTGGTGACGGTGCGCACGGTGCTGGTCCAGCCGAATGTGGCGCAGGTGGATGCGTGGTCTGGCGCGCTGGGGCCGCAGGTTTACAAGCGGCTGCATGACTTTACCCGGCTCTACGCGGAGGCCCGCGACGGGGTGTCGCACACGGACCTCGTCATCTGGCCGGAGAGCGCGCTGCCAGTTCATCTGCACGGGCTGCCGGAGGCGGTGAATGGGCTGCCGGGGCACCCGGATTTTTTCAATGATTTGTTAGGCGCGGGCGACTACAGCCTGCTGACGGGGACGGAAATCTACGAGACACCACGGGTGGGGCATGTCTCCGCCGTGCTATTTCGCGGCGGGTATGAGCAGCGGCAGGAGTACCACAAGGTGCATCTGGTGCCCTTTGGCGAGTACCTGCCCTACCGGAATGTGCCGCCGTTTTCCTTCCTGCAAGGGGTGCTTCAGGGGGACTTTCAGCCGGGGGTGGCGACGGAGCCACTGCGGCTGGCCAAGCCCGAGGTGGACCTGATCCCGATGATCTGCTTTGAGGACACGGTGGGGCGGCTGGTGCGGCGCTTTGTAAGGCCGGGGCCGCAGATCCTGGTGAACATCACGAACGACGGCTGGTTCCTCGACAGTGTGGAGACAGAGGTGCACCTGGCGAATGCAAAATTCCGCGCGGTGGAGCTGCGCCGGCCCATGGTGCGTGCGGCGAATACGGGGGTGAGCTGCTTCATTGACAGCAACGGCCAGGTGAAGTCACGACTGGATGCGCCGGAAACGGGCAACACCTTCATCGAAGGCTGCCTGCCGGGCGAGGTGAAGGTGCCCAAGGTCGGCGAAATGACGCTGTATGCCCGCTATGGAGATGTGTTTTCTGCGGGATGTCTGCTGCTGGCGTTGGGGGCAGGAGTCACAGGGTCAAGGAGTCAAAGGTCAACGCTGAAAGAGTCAAGGGCGTGA
- a CDS encoding Gfo/Idh/MocA family oxidoreductase, which produces MKKYNVGIIGYGWAATAHIDAINASKQAQVTAIYSSRPLDSAELSAKHGGTITAYQDLDAMLANPDIHVVDITSYPSQHRNQAVAAANAKKHVILEKPMANSLQEVREIVAAAKANGVKGCVCFECRFSGQFQSTKAILDEGLLGEVHYGEVDYYHGIGPWYGQFRWNIGKKDGGSALLTAGCHALDALLMVMPGEVESVTSFSTKSKSEIFAPYEYDTTSVTLVKFKNGAVGKTAAVVDCLQPYYFHTHLVGSEGSLLDNKLHSNKLKSDKKAWGNLSMHMLDSGDVNDHPYQTQFQAFFDALDEGKDMPLTSFTESLRTFEVIFASDKSAEQGGKPVTIADLG; this is translated from the coding sequence ATGAAAAAATACAATGTTGGTATCATCGGTTACGGTTGGGCGGCGACGGCGCACATTGATGCGATCAATGCCAGCAAGCAGGCGCAAGTGACGGCCATCTACTCCTCCCGCCCTCTGGACAGTGCGGAACTGAGCGCAAAGCACGGCGGCACCATCACGGCCTATCAGGATCTGGATGCGATGCTGGCCAACCCGGACATCCACGTGGTGGACATCACCAGCTACCCGAGCCAGCACCGCAACCAGGCGGTGGCGGCGGCGAATGCAAAGAAGCATGTGATTTTGGAAAAGCCGATGGCGAATTCCCTGCAGGAAGTACGGGAAATCGTGGCGGCGGCGAAGGCCAATGGCGTGAAGGGCTGCGTGTGCTTTGAGTGCCGCTTCTCCGGCCAGTTCCAGTCCACCAAGGCGATCCTGGACGAGGGTCTGCTGGGGGAGGTACACTACGGTGAGGTGGACTACTATCACGGCATCGGGCCCTGGTACGGCCAGTTCCGCTGGAACATCGGCAAAAAGGATGGCGGCAGTGCGCTGCTGACGGCGGGCTGCCATGCGCTGGATGCCCTGCTGATGGTGATGCCAGGCGAGGTGGAGAGCGTGACGAGCTTCAGCACGAAGTCGAAGAGCGAGATCTTTGCCCCCTATGAGTATGACACCACGAGCGTGACACTGGTGAAGTTCAAGAACGGTGCCGTGGGCAAAACGGCGGCCGTGGTTGACTGCCTGCAGCCCTACTACTTCCACACGCATCTGGTGGGCAGCGAAGGCAGCCTGCTGGACAACAAGCTGCACTCAAACAAGCTGAAGTCTGACAAGAAGGCCTGGGGAAATCTTTCCATGCACATGCTGGACTCCGGCGATGTGAACGACCATCCGTACCAGACGCAGTTCCAGGCCTTCTTTGATGCGCTGGATGAGGGCAAGGACATGCCGCTGACAAGCTTCACCGAATCCCTGCGCACCTTTGAGGTGATCTTTGCCTCCGACAAGAGCGCGGAACAAGGCGGCAAGCCGGTGACGATCGCCGACCTGGGCTGA
- a CDS encoding DHA2 family efflux MFS transporter permease subunit, whose protein sequence is MTPETAPPAASPAAPSPSLAILPWLVAVALFMENLDATILNTAVPTMSASLGVEPLSLKSVLTSYTLSLAVFIPVSGWMADRFGTKRVFSLAIVLFTIGSLLCAVAYNPPMLVVSRIIQGMGGAMMMPVGRIALVRSFPRSEMLRITTYVIIPALIGPLIGPSLGGAIIHWFSWRIIFLLNVPFAIIGLWLAHRHMPDFKDTQAPPLDRAGFLLFGAGIALLSYVLEVFGEHSQPPLVLAGMTLVSVILLTAYCRHSRHVARPLLAVHLFAIRTFRLSVLGGFITRLGVGGMPFLLPLLYQIGLGFPPWQAGLLTIPLALAAIGMKVISRPLLARFGHRTVLIVNTVLLGLTITIFTQVGPGTSIAMIIPLSFAQGFFSSLQFTSMNTLIFADVDDREASKASSLASTGQQMSASFGVALASMLTAWFLGGLNQTDPAQTVPALHHAFLTMGILTVLSSFTFWGLKSSDGDNVSLHHSPSQPEA, encoded by the coding sequence ATGACACCCGAGACCGCGCCTCCTGCTGCCTCACCGGCCGCTCCTTCGCCGTCTCTGGCCATTCTGCCCTGGCTCGTCGCCGTGGCCCTGTTCATGGAAAACCTGGATGCCACCATCCTGAACACGGCCGTGCCCACCATGTCCGCCAGCCTCGGGGTGGAACCGTTGAGCCTGAAGTCCGTCCTCACCAGCTACACCCTCAGCCTCGCCGTCTTCATTCCCGTCAGCGGCTGGATGGCGGACCGTTTTGGCACCAAACGGGTTTTCTCCCTGGCCATCGTCCTCTTCACCATCGGCTCACTGCTGTGCGCCGTGGCCTACAATCCGCCCATGCTGGTGGTCTCCCGCATCATCCAGGGCATGGGCGGTGCCATGATGATGCCGGTGGGCCGCATCGCCCTCGTGCGCTCCTTTCCTCGGTCGGAGATGCTGCGCATCACCACCTACGTCATCATTCCTGCGCTCATCGGTCCCTTGATTGGTCCCTCGCTCGGTGGGGCCATCATCCACTGGTTTTCCTGGCGCATCATCTTCCTGCTGAATGTGCCCTTTGCCATCATCGGCCTCTGGCTGGCCCATCGCCACATGCCGGATTTCAAGGACACCCAGGCCCCGCCCTTGGACCGTGCCGGCTTCCTGCTCTTCGGCGCAGGCATCGCCCTGCTTTCCTATGTGCTGGAGGTCTTTGGCGAGCACTCGCAGCCGCCCCTGGTGCTCGCAGGTATGACGCTCGTCTCGGTCATCCTTCTCACGGCCTACTGCCGTCATTCCCGCCATGTGGCCCGGCCCCTCTTGGCCGTGCATCTTTTTGCTATCCGCACCTTTCGCCTCTCCGTGCTCGGCGGATTCATCACCCGCCTGGGCGTGGGCGGCATGCCGTTTTTACTGCCCTTGCTCTACCAAATCGGCCTCGGCTTTCCTCCCTGGCAGGCCGGTTTGCTCACCATCCCTCTGGCCCTGGCTGCCATTGGCATGAAGGTCATCAGCCGCCCGCTGCTGGCCCGTTTTGGCCATCGCACCGTGCTCATCGTGAACACCGTTTTGTTAGGTCTCACGATCACTATTTTTACCCAGGTGGGCCCTGGCACTTCCATCGCGATGATCATCCCGCTCAGCTTCGCCCAGGGCTTCTTTTCCTCGCTCCAGTTCACCAGCATGAACACCCTCATCTTTGCGGATGTGGATGACCGCGAAGCCAGCAAGGCCAGCAGCCTCGCCAGCACCGGCCAGCAAATGTCCGCCAGCTTTGGTGTTGCCCTCGCCTCCATGCTCACCGCCTGGTTCCTCGGCGGGCTGAATCAGACCGACCCTGCGCAAACGGTGCCCGCCCTCCATCATGCGTTCCTGACCATGGGCATCCTCACGGTGCTCTCCTCATTCACCTTCTGGGGGCTGAAGAGCAGCGACGGCGATAACGTCAGCCTGCATCATTCCCCCTCTCAGCCTGAGGCCTAA
- a CDS encoding ArsR family transcriptional regulator, translating into MRLSIVAELRKAEDGLNCVETTSRLKCPMPKSTCSQHYRILRESGVIHSERRGVELTSRVRRKELDSRFPGLLDSILKAWKKENEV; encoded by the coding sequence GTGCGTCTCAGCATCGTGGCGGAGCTTCGCAAAGCCGAGGACGGCCTGAACTGTGTAGAGACCACCAGCCGTCTGAAGTGCCCCATGCCCAAGTCCACCTGCTCCCAGCACTATCGCATCCTGCGGGAATCGGGCGTGATCCACAGCGAGCGGCGCGGGGTGGAACTGACCAGCCGTGTGCGGCGTAAGGAACTCGACAGCCGCTTTCCTGGCCTGCTGGACTCCATCCTGAAGGCTTGGAAAAAAGAGAACGAAGTCTGA
- a CDS encoding alkene reductase codes for MPTLFDSLQVGPLLLPNRIFMAPLTRSRAGSQRVPNALMAKYYRQRATAGLILSEATSVTPMGVGYANTPGIWSAAQVAGWKLVTQAVHEAGGRIFLQLWHVGRVSDPLFLDGALPVAPSAVRPAGHVSLVRPEKPFVTPRALELAELPGIIEAYRKGAQNALEAGFDGVEIHGANGYLLDQFLQTSTNQRTDEYGGPLENRARLMLEVTDAVISVWGADRVGMHLAPRCDAHDMGDANPLETFGYVARELGRRKIAFICARERQGPDSIGPELKKAFGGLYVANEKFTLESGNAILTTGDADAVAYGVPYIANPDLPERFAQGTALNPADPTTFYADGPVGYTDYPAL; via the coding sequence ATGCCCACACTTTTTGATTCGCTCCAAGTCGGTCCCCTGCTCCTGCCCAATCGCATTTTTATGGCTCCCCTCACCCGCAGCCGGGCTGGAAGCCAGCGTGTGCCGAATGCGCTGATGGCCAAATATTACCGCCAGCGTGCTACTGCCGGCCTGATCCTCAGCGAGGCCACCTCGGTGACGCCGATGGGCGTGGGCTATGCCAACACACCGGGCATCTGGTCCGCAGCCCAGGTGGCTGGATGGAAGCTGGTGACCCAGGCGGTGCATGAGGCAGGTGGCCGCATCTTTTTGCAGCTCTGGCATGTGGGCCGTGTCTCGGACCCGCTCTTTCTGGACGGGGCGCTGCCTGTGGCCCCGAGCGCTGTGCGCCCTGCAGGCCACGTGAGCTTGGTACGTCCTGAAAAGCCCTTTGTAACGCCGCGTGCGCTGGAGCTGGCCGAGCTGCCAGGCATCATCGAAGCCTATCGCAAAGGCGCACAAAATGCCCTGGAGGCCGGTTTTGACGGCGTGGAGATTCACGGGGCCAATGGCTACCTTCTCGACCAGTTTCTACAAACCAGCACCAACCAGCGCACGGACGAGTATGGCGGTCCGTTGGAAAACCGGGCGCGGCTGATGCTGGAAGTGACCGATGCGGTGATCTCGGTATGGGGCGCAGACCGTGTGGGCATGCACCTGGCCCCGCGCTGCGATGCGCATGACATGGGCGATGCGAATCCGCTCGAAACTTTTGGTTATGTCGCCCGGGAGCTGGGACGGCGGAAAATCGCCTTCATCTGTGCGCGCGAGCGTCAGGGCCCAGACAGCATCGGGCCGGAGCTGAAGAAGGCCTTTGGCGGCCTCTATGTGGCGAATGAAAAGTTCACCCTGGAATCCGGCAATGCGATCCTGACCACAGGTGATGCGGATGCCGTGGCCTACGGAGTCCCCTATATTGCCAATCCAGACCTGCCGGAACGTTTTGCCCAAGGAACCGCCCTGAATCCCGCCGACCCGACGACGTTCTATGCGGACGGTCCGGTGGGCTACACCGATTACCCTGCGTTATGA
- a CDS encoding LLM class flavin-dependent oxidoreductase produces the protein MKTPSRLLYSVLDLAPILQGETAADSFRHSLELAQQVEKWGYHRFWLAEHHNIPGVASAATSVVIGFIAGGTSTIRVGSGGIMLPNHAPLVIAEQFGTLESLYPGRIDLGLGRAPGGDQTTARALRRGLGSSGDTFPGDVQELQGFFSPALPGQKVRAIPGQGLNVPLYLLGSSTFSASLAAELGLPFAFASHFAPEMLHQAIGIYRTHFRPSAALAKPHVMVGLNVFAADTDEEATRLFSSLQQVFLHLIRGWPKQLQPPVDDIDALWNPVEEAQVSRMTRCSAVGSPKSLRAQIESLLDETGADEIVATAHIHDPQARLRSFEIAAQVFQDLQKARA, from the coding sequence ATGAAGACTCCTTCCCGCCTGCTTTACTCCGTTCTGGATCTCGCCCCCATTTTGCAGGGCGAGACAGCGGCAGACTCGTTCCGCCATTCGCTGGAGCTGGCGCAGCAGGTGGAAAAATGGGGCTATCACCGCTTTTGGTTGGCGGAGCATCACAACATCCCCGGCGTGGCCAGCGCGGCCACCTCGGTGGTTATTGGCTTCATCGCAGGCGGCACATCCACCATCCGGGTGGGCTCCGGCGGCATCATGCTGCCGAACCATGCGCCGCTGGTGATTGCCGAGCAGTTTGGCACGCTGGAGTCGCTGTATCCGGGGCGCATTGACCTGGGGCTGGGCCGTGCGCCCGGTGGGGACCAGACCACCGCCCGCGCCCTGCGCCGGGGCCTGGGTAGCAGTGGCGATACGTTCCCTGGAGATGTGCAGGAGCTGCAAGGCTTCTTCTCCCCTGCCCTGCCTGGACAAAAGGTGCGGGCCATTCCGGGCCAGGGATTGAACGTGCCGCTTTATTTGTTAGGCAGCAGCACCTTCAGCGCCAGTTTGGCGGCAGAGCTGGGCCTGCCGTTTGCCTTTGCCTCCCACTTCGCACCCGAGATGCTGCACCAGGCCATTGGCATCTATCGCACCCATTTTCGCCCCTCGGCCGCCCTGGCCAAACCGCATGTGATGGTGGGGCTGAATGTCTTTGCCGCCGATACGGATGAGGAGGCTACCCGGCTGTTCAGCTCCCTGCAACAGGTCTTTCTGCACCTGATCCGGGGCTGGCCGAAGCAACTGCAACCGCCGGTGGATGACATTGATGCCCTGTGGAATCCGGTGGAGGAGGCGCAGGTGAGCCGGATGACCCGCTGCTCCGCCGTGGGCAGCCCGAAATCCCTGCGCGCGCAAATCGAATCCCTGCTGGACGAAACCGGAGCCGATGAAATCGTAGCAACGGCCCACATTCACGATCCGCAGGCCCGGCTGCGTTCGTTTGAAATCGCGGCCCAGGTCTTCCAAGATCTGCAAAAAGCACGCGCCTGA
- a CDS encoding aldo/keto reductase — translation MEYRQLGGSGFKVPALTLGTGTFGGGTEFFKEWGASDVAEASRLIDISLENGLTMFDTADIYSDGMAEEILGAAIKGRRDQVLISTKGTFRLGEGPNNVGSSRWHLIRSVENSLKRLGTDYIDLYQLHGFDAMTPVEEVMNTLDDLVRAGKIRYIGASNFSGWQLMKAQAYAEKFNLSRHVANQTYYSLIGRDYEWELMPLGLDQKIGAVVWSPLGWGRLTGKIRRNQPRPETSRLNHTLSNQYGPQVDDEYLYKVVDALDEVAEETGKSVPQVALNWLLQRPTVSTVIIGARNEEQLRQNLGAVGWNLTTEQVAKLDAASDKPKTYPYWHQVGFEERNPFPVK, via the coding sequence ATGGAATACAGACAACTCGGCGGCTCCGGCTTCAAAGTCCCCGCCCTTACCCTCGGCACAGGCACCTTCGGCGGCGGCACGGAATTCTTCAAGGAGTGGGGTGCCTCCGATGTGGCCGAAGCCTCCCGCCTCATTGACATCAGCCTGGAAAACGGCCTAACCATGTTTGACACGGCGGACATCTACTCCGACGGCATGGCAGAAGAGATCCTGGGGGCCGCCATCAAGGGACGACGAGACCAAGTGCTGATCTCCACCAAAGGTACCTTCCGCCTGGGCGAAGGGCCAAACAACGTCGGCTCCTCCCGCTGGCACCTAATCCGCTCCGTGGAAAACAGCCTGAAGCGCCTGGGCACCGACTACATCGACCTCTACCAGCTCCACGGCTTTGATGCCATGACTCCGGTGGAAGAGGTGATGAACACGCTGGATGATCTGGTGCGCGCGGGCAAGATCCGCTACATCGGGGCCTCCAATTTCTCCGGCTGGCAGCTCATGAAGGCGCAGGCTTATGCGGAGAAGTTCAACCTTTCCCGCCATGTGGCAAACCAGACCTACTACTCGCTGATCGGCCGCGATTACGAGTGGGAGTTGATGCCCCTGGGCCTGGACCAGAAGATCGGCGCCGTTGTCTGGAGTCCCCTAGGCTGGGGACGCCTGACAGGCAAGATCCGCCGCAACCAGCCACGGCCTGAGACGAGCCGCCTGAACCACACGCTGAGCAACCAGTATGGTCCGCAGGTGGATGATGAGTACCTTTACAAAGTGGTGGATGCACTGGACGAAGTGGCCGAGGAAACCGGCAAGTCAGTGCCCCAGGTGGCGCTGAACTGGCTGCTGCAGCGCCCCACCGTCTCCACCGTCATCATCGGTGCCCGCAATGAGGAACAACTGCGCCAGAACCTGGGTGCCGTCGGTTGGAACCTCACCACCGAGCAGGTGGCGAAACTGGACGCCGCCAGCGACAAACCCAAGACCTACCCCTACTGGCACCAGGTCGGCTTTGAAGAGCGGAACCCGTTTCCCGTGAAGTGA
- the rplT gene encoding 50S ribosomal protein L20, with product MPRATNAPASRKRRKRTLAKAKGFRGFRSTHFRYAKDAVRKAMTYSYRDRKVRKRTFRNLWIQRINAAARNVGITYSRLMEGLKFAGIEIDRKVLSDIAIKDEAAFVALANQAKAAIEKKNEQVKAAA from the coding sequence ATGCCAAGAGCCACAAACGCCCCCGCTAGCCGCAAACGCCGCAAGCGCACACTCGCGAAAGCCAAAGGCTTCCGCGGTTTCCGTTCCACCCACTTCCGTTATGCCAAGGACGCTGTCCGCAAGGCCATGACGTATTCCTACCGTGACCGTAAGGTGCGTAAGCGTACCTTCCGCAACCTGTGGATCCAGCGTATCAACGCCGCTGCGCGTAACGTTGGCATCACCTACAGCCGTCTCATGGAAGGTCTGAAGTTTGCCGGAATCGAAATCGACCGCAAAGTGCTGTCCGACATCGCCATCAAGGATGAGGCCGCCTTTGTCGCCCTCGCCAACCAGGCGAAAGCAGCGATCGAGAAGAAGAACGAGCAGGTCAAAGCTGCCGCTTAA
- the rpmI gene encoding 50S ribosomal protein L35, with amino-acid sequence MSKNAGIAKTRKAYSKRFKVTATGKVLRRKQGKRHILQNKSRKRKRNLGKVALVAEVDKAGVLANMPFSHRG; translated from the coding sequence ATGTCCAAAAACGCTGGTATAGCAAAAACGAGAAAAGCTTACTCTAAACGGTTCAAAGTAACTGCAACAGGTAAGGTGCTCCGCCGTAAACAAGGCAAGCGCCACATCTTGCAGAACAAGAGCCGCAAACGTAAGCGCAACCTCGGTAAAGTCGCCCTCGTGGCAGAAGTGGATAAAGCAGGTGTGCTGGCAAATATGCCATTCTCACATCGCGGTTAA
- a CDS encoding GHMP kinase: MLITTKAYARAGLVGNPSDGYFGKTISFIIRNFAAEITLFETPELTIEPNQRDHSVFGSIEELARDVRQNGYYGGIRLLKASVKRFFDYCTKQGLPLHGRNFTLRYHSNVPPQVGMAGSSAIITACWRALMAFYNVEIPKHVLPSLVLSVENDELCIPAGLQDRVIQAYEGVVYMDFNRASIEKLGYGIYEEIDPALLPPVYVAYTAKLSEGTEVFHNDIRGRWNRGEREIVSAMYQWANLAQRVRDMLLAKRGHEIGPLLNENFDLRRRLYKLGQGNLDMVEAARDCGASAKFTGSGGAIVGTYEDEAMFQRLQAALEPMNVAVIKPQIVATA; encoded by the coding sequence ATGCTCATCACCACGAAAGCCTATGCCCGCGCCGGTTTGGTGGGCAACCCTTCGGACGGCTACTTTGGCAAGACCATCTCCTTCATCATCCGCAATTTTGCGGCGGAGATCACCTTGTTCGAGACGCCGGAGCTGACCATCGAGCCGAACCAGCGGGACCATTCCGTGTTTGGCAGCATCGAGGAACTGGCCCGCGATGTGCGCCAAAACGGCTACTACGGTGGTATCCGCCTGCTGAAGGCGAGCGTGAAGCGTTTTTTTGACTACTGCACCAAGCAGGGCCTGCCGCTGCATGGGCGGAACTTTACCCTGCGCTACCACAGCAACGTGCCACCGCAGGTGGGCATGGCGGGCAGCAGCGCCATCATCACGGCCTGCTGGCGGGCACTGATGGCCTTTTATAATGTGGAGATCCCGAAGCACGTGCTGCCCAGCCTAGTCCTGAGCGTGGAAAATGATGAGCTGTGCATCCCGGCGGGCCTGCAGGACCGCGTGATCCAGGCCTATGAGGGCGTGGTGTACATGGACTTCAACCGGGCCTCCATCGAAAAACTTGGCTACGGCATCTATGAAGAGATCGATCCCGCCCTGCTACCACCCGTGTATGTGGCCTACACGGCCAAGCTGAGCGAGGGCACGGAGGTCTTTCACAATGACATCCGCGGCCGCTGGAACCGGGGCGAGCGGGAAATCGTGAGCGCTATGTACCAGTGGGCCAATCTCGCCCAGCGGGTGCGCGACATGCTGCTGGCAAAACGCGGCCATGAGATCGGCCCACTGCTGAATGAGAACTTCGACCTGCGCCGCCGCCTGTACAAACTGGGCCAGGGCAATCTGGACATGGTGGAGGCCGCCCGCGACTGCGGCGCCAGTGCCAAGTTCACCGGCAGTGGCGGAGCCATCGTGGGCACCTACGAGGACGAGGCCATGTTTCAGCGCCTGCAAGCAGCCCTCGAGCCCATGAATGTGGCCGTGATCAAGCCGCAGATTGTGGCCACGGCCTAA
- a CDS encoding cupin domain-containing protein, with amino-acid sequence MFQYIALAEDKPWQPGPYAGVELKILHKNEATGGVVVLRKFHAGMTIPAHTHPAANEWAWVLSGEWEEDGVTYTAGTLFHAPKGQPHGPHIAKTEVISLTMFDGPLTVA; translated from the coding sequence ATGTTCCAATACATCGCCCTCGCGGAAGACAAGCCCTGGCAGCCCGGCCCCTATGCAGGGGTGGAGCTGAAGATCCTGCATAAAAACGAAGCGACGGGCGGAGTGGTGGTGCTGCGCAAATTCCACGCGGGCATGACCATCCCGGCCCACACCCACCCCGCTGCCAATGAATGGGCCTGGGTGCTTTCCGGTGAGTGGGAGGAGGATGGCGTCACTTACACAGCGGGGACTCTGTTTCATGCCCCCAAAGGCCAGCCACATGGGCCACACATCGCGAAGACGGAAGTCATCAGTCTGACGATGTTCGACGGTCCGCTGACTGTGGCCTGA
- a CDS encoding RraA family protein, producing the protein MPISHADILQLKRWNTPTIYNGWEHITQADVAADAFNLEETRDFMPQMGPMVGYAVTVVIQPSDKSHRESNPNAWAEYRRYVASVPGPKIVVVQDLDKPRVIGSFWGEVNSNAHRALGCVGSIVDGAIRDVDEMTNAGFKALARRFCVGHAHVHPIRWGCEVEVFGRKIQPGQLIHADKHGFLAIPFGDEDRLLDASRFMDANECETVIPAARGSVGLPLEQVIDNLSAAGQQFGENVRRKFQREGEW; encoded by the coding sequence ATGCCCATCTCCCACGCCGACATCCTGCAACTGAAACGCTGGAACACCCCCACGATCTACAATGGCTGGGAGCACATCACCCAGGCTGATGTCGCCGCCGATGCCTTCAATCTCGAAGAAACCCGCGACTTCATGCCGCAGATGGGGCCGATGGTGGGTTACGCCGTCACCGTCGTGATCCAGCCTTCAGACAAAAGCCACCGCGAGTCGAATCCCAATGCCTGGGCCGAATATCGTCGCTATGTGGCCAGCGTGCCCGGGCCCAAGATCGTGGTGGTGCAGGACCTGGACAAACCGCGCGTCATTGGCTCCTTTTGGGGCGAGGTGAACAGCAACGCCCACCGCGCCCTGGGCTGCGTGGGCAGCATTGTGGATGGGGCCATCCGCGATGTGGATGAGATGACCAATGCGGGCTTCAAGGCCCTGGCACGGCGCTTTTGTGTGGGCCATGCCCACGTGCATCCCATCCGCTGGGGCTGCGAGGTGGAGGTCTTTGGCCGCAAGATCCAGCCCGGCCAGCTCATCCATGCCGACAAGCACGGCTTTCTCGCCATTCCTTTCGGCGATGAGGACCGCCTGCTCGACGCCTCCCGTTTCATGGATGCCAATGAATGCGAGACCGTCATCCCCGCCGCGCGCGGCAGCGTGGGCCTGCCGCTGGAGCAGGTGATCGACAACCTCAGCGCTGCAGGCCAACAGTTCGGTGAAAACGTCCGCCGCAAATTCCAGCGGGAAGGGGAATGGTGA